In a single window of the Elaeis guineensis isolate ETL-2024a chromosome 4, EG11, whole genome shotgun sequence genome:
- the LOC105060830 gene encoding pectin acetylesterase 8 isoform X2, whose product MVDAELRTWIYALICLLIFLKAEGYFVDITYVESALAKGAVCLDGSPPAYHLSPGFGSGVNNWLVHIEGGGWCNNVTTCLARKNSRLGSSRHMAKQIAFSGILNNRQTFNPDFYNWNKVKVRYCDGSSFTGDVERVNPATNLHYRGARVWLAVMEDLLAKGMSKAKNALLSGCSAGGLTSILHCDNFRAILPLGTRAKCLSDAGYFIDMKDVTGAEHIKAFFNDVVTTHGSAQNLPSSCTSRLTPSMIRNILVPGVADPHGTWHYCKLDIQQCSSPQLQIMQGFRTEFLNALAGFGRSSSTGMFINSCYAHCQSEMQETWLSSDSPVLEKMPIAKAVGDWFYDRIAFQKIDCPYPCDSTCHNRIFGDNSEA is encoded by the exons ATGGTAGATGCTGAATTGCGTACATGGATTTATGCTCTGATTTGTTTGCTGATATTTCTGAAAGCAGAAGGGTACTTTGTGGATATCACGTATGTTGAAAGTGCTCTGGCCAAAGGAGCAG TTTGTTTGGATGGAAGTCCCCCAGCTTATCATCTGTCTCCAGGTTTTGGATCAGGGGTGAACAATTGGTTGGTGCATATTGAG GGTGGCGGATGGTGCAACAATGTCACAACTTGTTTAGCCCGCAAAAACAGCCGCTTGGGCTCTTCCAGGCACATGGCGAAACAGATTGCCTTTTCTGGGATTTTAAACAACAGGCAAACATTTAATCCAG ACTTTTACAATTGGAACAAGGTCAAGGTTCGCTACTGTGATGGTTCATCATTTACTGGAGATGTAGAGAGAGTAAATCCT GCCACCAACCTTCACTATAGAGGGGCAAGGGTATGGCTTGCTGTGATGGAAGATCTACTTGCAAAGGGAATGAGCAAGGCAAAAAAT GCTCTTCTTTCAGGCTGTTCTGCTGGAGGGTTGACATCCATACTGCATTGTGATAACTTCCGTGCCATTTTACCCTTGGGTACCAGAGCTAAATGTCTTTCAGATGCTGGTTATTTTATCGATAT GAAGGATGTTACTGGAGCAGAACACATTAAGGCCTTCTTCAATGATGTGGTCACGACACAT GGATCAGCACAGAATTTGCCATCTTCATGCACTTCAAGATTGACACCTAGTATG ataagaaatattttggtaCCAGGTGTTGCTGATCCTCATGGTACCTGGCATTACTGCAAGCTTGATATACAGCAGTGCTCTTCACCTCAACTTCAAATCATGCAGG GTTTCAGGACAGAATTTCTAAATGCACTGGCTGGATTTGGGAGGTCTTCTTCTACAGGCATGTTCATAAATTCTTGTTATGCCCACTGCCAGTCAGAAATGCAAGAGACATGGCTAAGCTCTGATTCTCCTGTGCTTGAGAAGATG CCAATTGCGAAGGCAGTTGGAGACTGGTTTTATGATCGGATTGCCTTCCAAAAGATTGATTGTCCTTACCCTTGTGACTCAACATGTCACAACCGTATTTTTGGGGATAATTCGGAAGCATAG
- the LOC105060830 gene encoding pectin acetylesterase 8 isoform X4, with translation MAKQIAFSGILNNRQTFNPDFYNWNKVKVRYCDGSSFTGDVERVNPATNLHYRGARVWLAVMEDLLAKGMSKAKNALLSGCSAGGLTSILHCDNFRAILPLGTRAKCLSDAGYFIDMKDVTGAEHIKAFFNDVVTTHGSAQNLPSSCTSRLTPSMCFFPQNMVQQIHTPLFILNAAYDSWQIRNILVPGVADPHGTWHYCKLDIQQCSSPQLQIMQGFRTEFLNALAGFGRSSSTGMFINSCYAHCQSEMQETWLSSDSPVLEKMPIAKAVGDWFYDRIAFQKIDCPYPCDSTCHNRIFGDNSEA, from the exons ATGGCGAAACAGATTGCCTTTTCTGGGATTTTAAACAACAGGCAAACATTTAATCCAG ACTTTTACAATTGGAACAAGGTCAAGGTTCGCTACTGTGATGGTTCATCATTTACTGGAGATGTAGAGAGAGTAAATCCT GCCACCAACCTTCACTATAGAGGGGCAAGGGTATGGCTTGCTGTGATGGAAGATCTACTTGCAAAGGGAATGAGCAAGGCAAAAAAT GCTCTTCTTTCAGGCTGTTCTGCTGGAGGGTTGACATCCATACTGCATTGTGATAACTTCCGTGCCATTTTACCCTTGGGTACCAGAGCTAAATGTCTTTCAGATGCTGGTTATTTTATCGATAT GAAGGATGTTACTGGAGCAGAACACATTAAGGCCTTCTTCAATGATGTGGTCACGACACAT GGATCAGCACAGAATTTGCCATCTTCATGCACTTCAAGATTGACACCTAGTATG TGTTTTTTCCCTCAAAACATGGTGCAGCAGATACACACACCACTTTTCATATTAAATGCTGCATATGATTCATGGCAG ataagaaatattttggtaCCAGGTGTTGCTGATCCTCATGGTACCTGGCATTACTGCAAGCTTGATATACAGCAGTGCTCTTCACCTCAACTTCAAATCATGCAGG GTTTCAGGACAGAATTTCTAAATGCACTGGCTGGATTTGGGAGGTCTTCTTCTACAGGCATGTTCATAAATTCTTGTTATGCCCACTGCCAGTCAGAAATGCAAGAGACATGGCTAAGCTCTGATTCTCCTGTGCTTGAGAAGATG CCAATTGCGAAGGCAGTTGGAGACTGGTTTTATGATCGGATTGCCTTCCAAAAGATTGATTGTCCTTACCCTTGTGACTCAACATGTCACAACCGTATTTTTGGGGATAATTCGGAAGCATAG
- the LOC105060830 gene encoding pectin acetylesterase 8 isoform X3 encodes MVDAELRTWIYALICLLIFLKAEGYFVDITYVESALAKGAVCLDGSPPAYHLSPGFGSGVNNWLVHIEGGGWCNNVTTCLARKNSRLGSSRHMAKQIAFSGILNNRQTFNPDFYNWNKVKVRYCDGSSFTGDVERVNPATNLHYRGARVWLAVMEDLLAKGMSKAKNALLSGCSAGGLTSILHCDNFRAILPLGTRAKCLSDAGYFIDMKDVTGAEHIKAFFNDVVTTHIRNILVPGVADPHGTWHYCKLDIQQCSSPQLQIMQGFRTEFLNALAGFGRSSSTGMFINSCYAHCQSEMQETWLSSDSPVLEKMPIAKAVGDWFYDRIAFQKIDCPYPCDSTCHNRIFGDNSEA; translated from the exons ATGGTAGATGCTGAATTGCGTACATGGATTTATGCTCTGATTTGTTTGCTGATATTTCTGAAAGCAGAAGGGTACTTTGTGGATATCACGTATGTTGAAAGTGCTCTGGCCAAAGGAGCAG TTTGTTTGGATGGAAGTCCCCCAGCTTATCATCTGTCTCCAGGTTTTGGATCAGGGGTGAACAATTGGTTGGTGCATATTGAG GGTGGCGGATGGTGCAACAATGTCACAACTTGTTTAGCCCGCAAAAACAGCCGCTTGGGCTCTTCCAGGCACATGGCGAAACAGATTGCCTTTTCTGGGATTTTAAACAACAGGCAAACATTTAATCCAG ACTTTTACAATTGGAACAAGGTCAAGGTTCGCTACTGTGATGGTTCATCATTTACTGGAGATGTAGAGAGAGTAAATCCT GCCACCAACCTTCACTATAGAGGGGCAAGGGTATGGCTTGCTGTGATGGAAGATCTACTTGCAAAGGGAATGAGCAAGGCAAAAAAT GCTCTTCTTTCAGGCTGTTCTGCTGGAGGGTTGACATCCATACTGCATTGTGATAACTTCCGTGCCATTTTACCCTTGGGTACCAGAGCTAAATGTCTTTCAGATGCTGGTTATTTTATCGATAT GAAGGATGTTACTGGAGCAGAACACATTAAGGCCTTCTTCAATGATGTGGTCACGACACAT ataagaaatattttggtaCCAGGTGTTGCTGATCCTCATGGTACCTGGCATTACTGCAAGCTTGATATACAGCAGTGCTCTTCACCTCAACTTCAAATCATGCAGG GTTTCAGGACAGAATTTCTAAATGCACTGGCTGGATTTGGGAGGTCTTCTTCTACAGGCATGTTCATAAATTCTTGTTATGCCCACTGCCAGTCAGAAATGCAAGAGACATGGCTAAGCTCTGATTCTCCTGTGCTTGAGAAGATG CCAATTGCGAAGGCAGTTGGAGACTGGTTTTATGATCGGATTGCCTTCCAAAAGATTGATTGTCCTTACCCTTGTGACTCAACATGTCACAACCGTATTTTTGGGGATAATTCGGAAGCATAG
- the LOC105060830 gene encoding pectin acetylesterase 8 isoform X1 — MVDAELRTWIYALICLLIFLKAEGYFVDITYVESALAKGAVCLDGSPPAYHLSPGFGSGVNNWLVHIEGGGWCNNVTTCLARKNSRLGSSRHMAKQIAFSGILNNRQTFNPDFYNWNKVKVRYCDGSSFTGDVERVNPATNLHYRGARVWLAVMEDLLAKGMSKAKNALLSGCSAGGLTSILHCDNFRAILPLGTRAKCLSDAGYFIDMKDVTGAEHIKAFFNDVVTTHGSAQNLPSSCTSRLTPSMCFFPQNMVQQIHTPLFILNAAYDSWQIRNILVPGVADPHGTWHYCKLDIQQCSSPQLQIMQGFRTEFLNALAGFGRSSSTGMFINSCYAHCQSEMQETWLSSDSPVLEKMPIAKAVGDWFYDRIAFQKIDCPYPCDSTCHNRIFGDNSEA, encoded by the exons ATGGTAGATGCTGAATTGCGTACATGGATTTATGCTCTGATTTGTTTGCTGATATTTCTGAAAGCAGAAGGGTACTTTGTGGATATCACGTATGTTGAAAGTGCTCTGGCCAAAGGAGCAG TTTGTTTGGATGGAAGTCCCCCAGCTTATCATCTGTCTCCAGGTTTTGGATCAGGGGTGAACAATTGGTTGGTGCATATTGAG GGTGGCGGATGGTGCAACAATGTCACAACTTGTTTAGCCCGCAAAAACAGCCGCTTGGGCTCTTCCAGGCACATGGCGAAACAGATTGCCTTTTCTGGGATTTTAAACAACAGGCAAACATTTAATCCAG ACTTTTACAATTGGAACAAGGTCAAGGTTCGCTACTGTGATGGTTCATCATTTACTGGAGATGTAGAGAGAGTAAATCCT GCCACCAACCTTCACTATAGAGGGGCAAGGGTATGGCTTGCTGTGATGGAAGATCTACTTGCAAAGGGAATGAGCAAGGCAAAAAAT GCTCTTCTTTCAGGCTGTTCTGCTGGAGGGTTGACATCCATACTGCATTGTGATAACTTCCGTGCCATTTTACCCTTGGGTACCAGAGCTAAATGTCTTTCAGATGCTGGTTATTTTATCGATAT GAAGGATGTTACTGGAGCAGAACACATTAAGGCCTTCTTCAATGATGTGGTCACGACACAT GGATCAGCACAGAATTTGCCATCTTCATGCACTTCAAGATTGACACCTAGTATG TGTTTTTTCCCTCAAAACATGGTGCAGCAGATACACACACCACTTTTCATATTAAATGCTGCATATGATTCATGGCAG ataagaaatattttggtaCCAGGTGTTGCTGATCCTCATGGTACCTGGCATTACTGCAAGCTTGATATACAGCAGTGCTCTTCACCTCAACTTCAAATCATGCAGG GTTTCAGGACAGAATTTCTAAATGCACTGGCTGGATTTGGGAGGTCTTCTTCTACAGGCATGTTCATAAATTCTTGTTATGCCCACTGCCAGTCAGAAATGCAAGAGACATGGCTAAGCTCTGATTCTCCTGTGCTTGAGAAGATG CCAATTGCGAAGGCAGTTGGAGACTGGTTTTATGATCGGATTGCCTTCCAAAAGATTGATTGTCCTTACCCTTGTGACTCAACATGTCACAACCGTATTTTTGGGGATAATTCGGAAGCATAG